In Mytilus edulis chromosome 4, xbMytEdul2.2, whole genome shotgun sequence, the following proteins share a genomic window:
- the LOC139518549 gene encoding polypeptide N-acetylgalactosaminyltransferase 1-like — protein sequence MRVKFRYILIAIGCAFVICLINSTFILNQLNMFNEYQTGGYPSASDLSKFEILKSIELRLKKLQKKGKNEYTSNPLIEQYGQNDLTRPGENGTPVILSEKDKNAVAKIMNEYRVNILASDKTPLNRMVPDSRMKSCQNIKYEDNLPTASIIIPFHDEWPSILKRTIYSIVNRTPRHLLREIILVDDKSTFKALNVPLGRYVKEMFPKGLVKIIRNPTRQGLIKSRMNGWRNSTGEVTVFFDSHMEVNIDWLQPLLSAIKKDRQTIAMGNLDYIQADTFEYQFYRRDHIVRYVFDWRLYFWESRFRPDQYGPTAEAKRPGAVMVGPAMAVDSKYFSEIGAYDEGMKIWGGENLELPWRVWMCGGKMVHMPCSKVGHIARPQPYSFPSGRRLTEMYNYKRAVDVWMDPEYKKFVYDFFPEMKNMDVGDLSERLTLKEKLKCKNFTWYLENVRPELLVYDKNVFAWGSAKNMKYNTCLDNNGYLLTYEENFYSKNCTGQLRKQGFSWTRDRLLRTTLHCVALTKLAENTRPKLVCCIIGPKQTWEHKKNHYIKHEQSGLCLDQDAHGLIMRKCSTQIRSQNWTFTHYNI from the coding sequence ATGAGAGTGAAATTTAGATATATTTTAATAGCGATTGGATGCGCTTTCGTTATTTGTCTGATtaattcaacatttattttaaatcagtTAAATATGTTCAATGAATACCAAACCGGAGGATATCCATCTGCTTCAGatctttcaaaatttgaaattctgAAATCGATAGAATTGCGTTTGAAGAAATTACAGAAAAAAGGAAAGAACGAATATACGAGTAATCCACTTATAGAACAATACGGTCAAAATGATTTGACAAGACCCGGTGAAAACGGAACACCAGTCATATTGagtgaaaaagacaaaaatgctGTTGCTAAAATTATGAATGAATACCGGGTCAATATATTAGCAAGTGATAAAACACCTCTGAACCGTATGGTACCAGATTCCCGAATGAAAAGTTGCCAAAATATAAAATACGAGGATAACTTGCCTACCGCAAGTATTATCATACCATTTCATGATGAATGGCCATCAATTCTTAAACGGACTATTTATAGTATAGTGAACAGGACACCAAGACATCTTCTTCGTGAGATAATCCTTGTGGATGATAAAAGTACATTCAAGGCACTAAATGTACCACTTGGAAGATATGTAAAAGAAATGTTCCCAAAAGGGTTGGTTAAAATCATTCGCAATCCGACCCGTCAAGGGTTAATTAAATCTCGTATGAATGGATGGAGGAATTCTACAGGTGAGGTGACAGTATTTTTTGATAGTCACATGGAAGTAAATATAGACTGGTTGCAGCCGCTATTGTCAGCGAttaaaaaagacagacaaacgATAGCAATGGGGAACTTGGACTATATCCAAGCAGACACATTTGAATACCAGTTCTATCGACGAGATCATATAGTCCGTTATGTATTTGACTGGAGACTATATTTCTGGGAGTCGCGGTTTAGACCGGATCAGTATGGACCCACAGCAGAAGCTAAGCGTCCAGGAGCTGTAATGGTCGGTCCGGCCATGGCAGTTGACAGTAAGTATTTTAGTGAAATCGGAGCTTATGATGAAGGCATGAAAATATGGGGAGGAGAAAACTTAGAATTACCCTGGAGGGTATGGATGTGTGGAGGGAAAATGGTACATATGCCTTGTTCCAAAGTAGGACACATAGCTAGACCGCAGCCATACTCTTTTCCGTCAGGCAGACGATTAACGGAAATGTATAACTACAAACGGGCTGTTGACGTTTGGATGGACCCAGAATATAAAAAGTTTGTATACGACTTCTTCCCTGAAATGAAAAACATGGATGTAGGTGATTTATCGGAACGCTTGACactaaaagaaaaattgaagTGTAAAAATTTTACATGGTATTTGGAAAATGTAAGACCAGAATTGTTGGTGTATGATAAAAATGTGTTTGCCTGGGGATCtgctaaaaatatgaaatataacacaTGCCTTGATAATAATGGCTACCTGTTAACATATGAAGAAAACTTTTATTCCAAGAACTGTACAGGACAACTGAGAAAGCAAGGGTTCTCATGGACAAGAGATAGGTTATTAAGAACAACACTTCATTGTGTAGCTTTAACAAAGTTAGCAGAAAACACTAGACCGAAATTAGTTTGCTGTATAATCGGCCCCAAACAAACATGGGAACATAAAAAGAATCACTATATTAAACATGAACAGAGTGGGCTGTGTCTTGATCAGGACGCACATGGTCTTATTATGCGTAAATGTTCTACACAAATAAGATCACAGAACTGGACTTTCACGCATTATAACATATGA